GTATTTGCCATATGCCAATATTGCTCGTACGAAAAGTGACAGGCGCAATCGTAGTAAGACATGATATTGCCGATGTCGGGGTCGTACCAATCTCCGTTCGGATCTTGAAGTTGAGCGGTGAAGATGCAGTTGGTTTCGTATTGGCTTGAAGGATTGAATTGAACGTATGGATCGGCCGGTGTGTCGCAGAAGCCGTCTCCTGCTGTTTGACAATTGCTACCATCTACCAGTTCAACACCATTTCCGGTCTCGAATGTATGGGGCAGTCCCCAATAATGTCCCATTTCGTGCGTGAGCGCACCTCCGGGTTTTACAATGCAGATTCCTCCTCCTTGCGTGTTGGTAATGCCTCCGAGGTCGGCAAAGCCGGCCACTCCTGGCGGATTGATGATGTGTTGCACATAAAACACATTTATACGGTATTCCTGATGATATGCGGTGAGCATCTGGTTCCATTCCACGCCTCCGACCGCATCAAGCGTGTCCCATTGAAAATTGTCGATGTAATTGAACTCACATATCTCGAACGAAACGCATATGTTGCTCCAAAGGGCATTTGCCGCATCTACTTCCGCCTGAATGGCGGACTCGGTCACATTGGCCTGCCCCAAACTATCGCGCACAATATGGACCACTACCGCAAAGCGCTTATCCAAACATGGAAGTTCCTGCCGTGGAGAAAACCCAGTGGACAACATGCCGAAGGAAGCAAAGATCAGAATGAGAATAAGGTTTGTCCGCCTGGTTGTATGCATATCGTCAAATTTGAACAAGGTGGCGCCTAAATTACATTAATAGGCCTACATGTTTTACTTTAGCCCCATTCAATGTTAGTGCTTCCGCAGATATTGGCACGCAAAGAAAATCTATCCGAATCAGTTGATGAGACACCTCTTTCTATTCCTTGGCCTGTTCCTTATCGGAAGTGCATTTCAGGAAACGAATGGACAGACGGCCAACATGAGTCAAGGATGTGCACCGCTCACGGTCAGTTTCACCGCTCCCAGCGGTAGTGGGCCAACCCATTTTTGGGATTTTGGGGATGGTGCCACGGCAACCCTTCAGAACCCTCAGAACACATTCACCGATCCGGGAACATATACCGTTGAGTATCATGCTACGGCCAGCGGGCCAATTATAGGTACCGTAACGATCAATGTGTATGAACAACCGACCCCGGAATTCACTGCGGATCCCGAAACGGGCTGCCCGCCTCTGAATGTGTCATTTCAGGATGCGACCCAATTAGCCTCCGGAATCACGATCAGTTCCTATAATTGGGTTTTTGGAGATGGTGGAAGTGCCAACGGAGCTTCGCCCAATCATGTTTTCACCAATTCCGGATCTTTTTACGTGTCGTTGCAGATAACCACCAACATGCCCTCATGCAATGTGACGCAACTGTATGATGATGCGATCGTGGTCACCAACGGACCCACGGTAAATTTCTCAACAGATCCGAACCCGGCCGTTTCCTGCGACCCACCGTTGACCGTCAGTTTCACGAACAACAGCAGTTCTCCCAACACACTTTCATACCAATGGGATTTCGGCAATGGCAACACCTCCTCGGTTGAAGACCCAGCGGCACAGACGTATTCGCAGAACGGGAACTACATCGTTACACTTACTGCCACAGATCCTTCCGGATGTGCCAGCACCTATCAGCGGCCGGTGAATGTGGGTTCGCCCACAACCGACTTTGTCATTCCCGACACGGTCTGCCTTGGGCAAAGCATACAGATGGACAACCAGTCTTCACCCGGATCATACCAATGGGTTTTCGCGGCCGGCACCACACCTCCTTCCAGCAGCCAAATGGAACCTCTGGTCACGTTCAACACCGCTGGATTGCAAGATGTGACGTTGACCACTTATTCCGGGCAATGTTCAAGCAGTCTTACGGTGCAAATTTTTGTGGAGGAAGCCTCGGCAGCATTCACATCAACTCCTGAATATGCGTGTTCCCAACCAATGGATGTGCAGTTTACGCCCAACAACACGGGATATTCAGAGTATCATTGGCTCTTTGGCGATTCGACCACCAGCAACCTCGTAAGCCCCGATCACACTTATTTCTTTCCCGACACACAGCAGTATTCGTGGAACGGCCTCGATACGCTGGTCACGCAGCTTATCGTGGTTTCATCTGCTGGATGTCGGGACACGGTCACCGTACGCGACACCCTTTGGCGGCCGAACGCAGTGTTCTTCCCCGATGTGGCCGAAGGGTGTGTTCCACTCACCGTCACCTTCTCAGACTCCAGCACCAGCAACGAGGATATTGTTGCATGGGAGTGGCATCTGGGAGACGGAACCGTGGTCAATGCATCCAACGGAAACCCGCAAACGGTAACATTTACGCAGGTGGGGCATTTTGCAAGCTACCTCATCATTACCAATGCGGCAGGATGCAGAGATACCTCGTACAAGGTCATTACGATTGTGGGCGACCAGTTGACTCCCGATTTTTCGGTGGATGTGACAGAGGTCTGTCCGGGAGACCCCGTGCAGTTCACCAACCAAACGGCCATGTCAGACAGTATTGATGCATGGCACTACTATTCTGAAGGAAACAGGCAGTTCCACTGCTATGACGACCCCAACCCGACCTGGACCTATACGGATGAAACAGGAATGATGGACGTGACGCTGATGGTGGGTTGGAACGGTTGCTATTCCAGTACTACCGTAAATGACCTCATCAATGTAAAAGGCCCTATTGCAGAAATTCTGTTGAACTGCGAGTGCGATGCGCCCTATGATGTCGACTTCAGCAATGTGAGCCATGATTTCACAACCATTTCGTGGGATTTTGGAGATGGAAGTACAAGTACGGACAGCACGCTGACGCACACCTATGCCGCCACGGGCGACTATACCGTGGTGCTGACCGCAAATAACAGCATAACCGGTTGTCCGACCTCTTACGACACCGCAATTGTCAAGATCCGCGATATTCAGGCATCGTTCAGTTCAGATTCGATCATCTGCCAAGGCCAGCCCTCGCCATTCAACGCAGGAGCTTCGCAAGATGTGTTCTCCGATTGCTGGGGCGGGTACACCTATCAGTTCGATGACCCCACAAAACGACCGATCACAACTCCGAACGCCAACCAGCCCATCGGTTTCGATAACGTTGGAGATGTGGGCGTGACCTTGATCGTGAGAGATGTGAACGGTTGCCGCGATACGGCCCATGCCAACGTTTACATCACAGGTATCGATGCGGCATTCAGTCTCTCTGACACGTATATATGTACTCCATACGATGTGAGTTTCACCGACCTTAGCACATCC
The window above is part of the Flavobacteriales bacterium genome. Proteins encoded here:
- a CDS encoding PKD domain-containing protein — encoded protein: MRHLFLFLGLFLIGSAFQETNGQTANMSQGCAPLTVSFTAPSGSGPTHFWDFGDGATATLQNPQNTFTDPGTYTVEYHATASGPIIGTVTINVYEQPTPEFTADPETGCPPLNVSFQDATQLASGITISSYNWVFGDGGSANGASPNHVFTNSGSFYVSLQITTNMPSCNVTQLYDDAIVVTNGPTVNFSTDPNPAVSCDPPLTVSFTNNSSSPNTLSYQWDFGNGNTSSVEDPAAQTYSQNGNYIVTLTATDPSGCASTYQRPVNVGSPTTDFVIPDTVCLGQSIQMDNQSSPGSYQWVFAAGTTPPSSSQMEPLVTFNTAGLQDVTLTTYSGQCSSSLTVQIFVEEASAAFTSTPEYACSQPMDVQFTPNNTGYSEYHWLFGDSTTSNLVSPDHTYFFPDTQQYSWNGLDTLVTQLIVVSSAGCRDTVTVRDTLWRPNAVFFPDVAEGCVPLTVTFSDSSTSNEDIVAWEWHLGDGTVVNASNGNPQTVTFTQVGHFASYLIITNAAGCRDTSYKVITIVGDQLTPDFSVDVTEVCPGDPVQFTNQTAMSDSIDAWHYYSEGNRQFHCYDDPNPTWTYTDETGMMDVTLMVGWNGCYSSTTVNDLINVKGPIAEILLNCECDAPYDVDFSNVSHDFTTISWDFGDGSTSTDSTLTHTYAATGDYTVVLTANNSITGCPTSYDTAIVKIRDIQASFSSDSIICQGQPSPFNAGASQDVFSDCWGGYTYQFDDPTKRPITTPNANQPIGFDNVGDVGVTLIVRDVNGCRDTAHANVYITGIDAAFSLSDTYICTPYDVSFTDLSTSDTTITDWFWSFGDFGTSTDQNPTHTYTNSQDSVTVNFVVTTAAGCVASLDTLITMYSPFSNIGSTPSFTNICVGQTVSFSATDYTAGGSNLSFDWDFMDGGSSQLQNPSHQFDQAGTFTVTLNFTENATGCTGSSIKTVNVQPYPVAGFSTPDADSLGVLCAPSNATFTDTSVVSGTHSTFWDFGNGSTSFQNPGSSAYISGDYEVTMIVNSSFGCSDTAHLDIHAINPEGSFTIDKNTICRGETITFTLEDTSQVYDYFWDFGDGNSASNVNPVSHTYTFVPPSGQTVGKLVVSGLFGACPDQSTIPINIHEVVANFIRNDGIDTALCFQPFPITNTSLNSDVFYWDFGFGQPTTIENPGVVDFPGPGDYDVTLGVLNTLLGCNDTIVKTVRLFQIPTVEGLGDTICEGNVGDLQVVNIEPTSSYVWRSTVEVTDSTAAITTSAPLLTADYEVMVVDTNGCSDVDTATIFVINPLALSDWDTTIVIGDSVCLPMSAEAGLYIFTWTPPDGLDCDTCGSPCLQPMEKVTYSVSVSDILGCFTAHADYTVDIYPETFLAMPTTFTPNGDGHNDVVSVEGWGIKELVEFRIFNRWGEEVFSTTDKHQGWDGRFKGVLQNNDVYAYRIKATTWRDELKTLEGYINLLR